TTTATAACATTTTTAACAATAGTAATATGAGTTTTTTATAACCAAGTACTagactttattttattttaccacTGGAGTAACTAGTAAGTTTAGGATAGCACTCTCAAAGAGCTTTTTTTAAAAACGCGCTCTAAAGAACTTAAAAATAAGGTTTGATGCTTTTATAAACAATCGTATTTTATaacaaataatattatttatctcTTGTATTGACaattcattttccctccaacactaagtgaaaataaaaaatataaacatataacttgtgagaaaaaaataagaaaacagcATACTAAAATAACTCATATAAATAGTGTGAAGTAATCTAAATAAGAACCATCATTGTGAAGTGCTCTTAGGAGCTACAATCTTGTGAAAcatttaggctatgtttggcatgtcattttagctagcttatagcttatttgactagcttatagcttatttgactagcttaaaagctcttcaaaagtgtttggtgaatgagcttatttcagtagctttaagctttaagttataagctatctcagataccttatagcttaaagcttataacttattaaatttattctcatttttatccttattattttattaaaattacaccattacccttatatatttataaaaacactaaacatattttctcatcacacttacgtatgcagttcccGCCAGACCGCTGCGCACCataagtattaaaaatattatattaataaaaataagtaaaaattaatattatatttttaagatgataaataacttgagttaataaaaatatttaaagtgataataattttaatattaatatcatataggtattaatgtgaaaataaagtaatgttaaatataaaaataattatacaagtatgtccttttatgtccttttacaatttcagcttgtttaacagttagttttaccaaacacttttatttCAATCGCGTAgctttttcagctttcagctagcttatcaactttcagctatcagctagcttatcagctaaacatgtcaAACACTTAGTAATGACAATAATTGAACGTGTTATTTGTGGATCAATTTCTttacaaataaataaacaaaatcaTTGTCAATTAAGGTCATTTACATAAACAAAATCTTCATTATTCTCTCATTCGTCCATACATACATAATACATTGGAAAATCAGAAAACTAAACAAGATTAGCGGGAACAATGATCCAAAAAAATCAACCACATCACGAGGCGCAATTAACGCTACTCAAGCAATATGCCTAGCCAAAACTCATTGCTATTTCCACTTTTTCTTAAACTAATTTCCAGACACTGAAAAAGTTGTAGTCACAATGCGCGACCCTGCCGGTTTCCTCTATCCTAGTCACTACTTTGATTCTCAActtatgtttttcattttttttgaagGCTGCTAGCGCCAAATGTTGATCTATTAGGCTATTACTTTAAATTATACACAGAAGAGTCAACTATTAATTATCACCGGATTAACTTAATTATCATCGGATTAGCTCAATTGTCAACACAAACTAAATGCAGTAAAGAGAAAGGAAACACCAAAGAGACAATCCCAGTCGTTCATCTCTTGCAACGGAACTGTGATTATAACAGTCAAAACCGGCATTTGATTTCAACGTTTTGTTTGTAGCTTGCTGGAACGTTTGATTGGATCAGTccaattatattatttttagaattttcaaatttcaagagATAAGAATCATCATAGAACAGTTTTTTGAATTTTACAAAGCCATCATGAAAGATCTTTCCATtccaaaaacaaataaaataaaataaaataaaaagactcCAATAATAGTGAAACCCCACCACCTGACCAAATGTCACGCACTCAGTGTATGACTAGTGCATGCCTCTCTCTCTCACAAGAAAAAGGAAAATCTAGTAGTCGCATATTTAAATTCAAAACAGGTACAATTTGTAATAAAATACAAAGATAATTATAAACCAATACCTCAACGCTTGTTTCGCCCACGAACCTGTTTATCTGCTTCCAAACCAAACGAAACTCCTCTGCGGTTTCCATTCTTTGTCTTCTccactttcaatttttttcatcaggtaaaacaaaataattaaatccATATAGCAACGAAAACATTAATTTTACGACTGTTTGAAACCCTGTTTTGATATTAATATAGTTTAATTTGCGTGTTGCAGGTAGAAAACCTAGGAAAAAAATGGAAGTTGCGGTGGCGAAAGCGTTGAAACCGAGTCTTCAGACAGAGTTTGTTTTCTCCCAGGAAATTCGCAACGAGATTTTGTGCCTGAACGCAAACAACGTTGTTGTCGGTGAGGATTTTTCTGTCGATGATTTGCTTGACTTTTCCAATGGAAAAGAAATGGATGAttatgaagaggaggaagaggaagaggaagaagagaaaggtAGCACCGTCTCAGGAGGATCACAGGACCGAATAGAAGAAGATAGCAATTCCAATTCCACCGCCGCCGGTGACTATGACTCCATTTTTGCCGGCGAATTGGCGGTTCCGGTGagttcttttatttttccttttaaatttttttttttatttcatgtaataattcaattcaataaTTCATGACCCATTTTGGGCTTTCACAGGCTGATGATGTGGCGGGCCTGGAGTGGGTTTCTCACTTTGTCGACGATTCTCTCCCAGAGCTTTCTCTTCTGTATCCTGTCCGGGCCGAGCAAACACGGGCCCGGGCCGAACCGGAAGCTAGACCAGGCTCAGACCGAGCCCCTTTCCCTTTCCGCACCAAGCCGAGAACTACCAGGACTCGAAAGCCCATTGGTCACGTGTGGTCGTTTAACCCCATGGGGTTTTCCTCGATGGCGCCACCTCTCTCCGGCGAGGGGTTCCGTCAGCCGCCgatgaagaagcagaagaaaaagCCCGAAGCCCAGGACCATACAGGTGGGCCTCAGTTTCAGCGAAGGTGCAGCCACTGCCAAGTGCAGAAAACACCCCAGTGGAGGGCCGGCCCGCTGGGCCCGAAAACACTATGCAATGCTTGCGGCGTCCGGTTCAAGTCCGGTCGGCTTTTTCCGGAGTATAGACCGGCCTGTAGCCCAACTTTCTCTGGTGAAATTCACTCTAACAGCCATCGCAAAGTGCTGGAGATGAGGAGAAGGAAGGAGACGGCTGAACCGGTTTCCGGTTTGGATCAGGCTCGAATGGTTCAGAGTTTTTGAAGTAGTTTAGCCTAGACTAGGTTTAGGTGAACTAACCGGTCTAGCCCGGTTCGTTTTTTGTAACATAGTGAATTTACTTTAGTGGTAGTCAGCGAGCTAGGCAGGTAAAACGGACATTAGGAAAAAAGCAGTGATTTGATTGTTTGTGTCCCATGTTTCCTGGCGCTGTTAATTTATTTGAATGAAGAGAGTTTTTAATGTGAGGCCATCTTGGCCTTCTAAATTCAAGTTGTGGGTACtttgatattttatttatttgctaCTCTTTCAAACACATGCAGTTGCTTTCAAACTCAGTTGGTTTTGATTGAATAATTCAACTAAGTTCAGCAGGAGTGTGATTCTGAGTATGAGTGCATGCATATGACTATGAGTGATGGATGTATgtgtaagagagagaaagggaagGTGCGGTAGGGAGTGATTGAGGCATTAAAGTTGGGTGTGGCATTAATTTGAGACCACCGAAGCTGTGATAGTGCCAAATGGAGTGGTCATGTGGGATCAGTGGTCATATCTTTGGTAAGCTGTGTTAGACCACCGAAGTTATGTTAGTGTCTCATTTTTTCAACACTCAAACTATATTGACATTTTTTCCCATAACATTAGTACTAGAGTTATTAAGTGAGTTTGGATTTTTATTGAGGTTAATGGGGAACACGTTAGAGTGATCGACGATGGGGTAAATTTTGATCCAAGTTTAATTTAAGTGACAA
This portion of the Lotus japonicus ecotype B-129 chromosome 3, LjGifu_v1.2 genome encodes:
- the LOC130747535 gene encoding GATA transcription factor 7-like; protein product: MEVAVAKALKPSLQTEFVFSQEIRNEILCLNANNVVVGEDFSVDDLLDFSNGKEMDDYEEEEEEEEEEKGSTVSGGSQDRIEEDSNSNSTAAGDYDSIFAGELAVPADDVAGLEWVSHFVDDSLPELSLLYPVRAEQTRARAEPEARPGSDRAPFPFRTKPRTTRTRKPIGHVWSFNPMGFSSMAPPLSGEGFRQPPMKKQKKKPEAQDHTGGPQFQRRCSHCQVQKTPQWRAGPLGPKTLCNACGVRFKSGRLFPEYRPACSPTFSGEIHSNSHRKVLEMRRRKETAEPVSGLDQARMVQSF